Proteins from a genomic interval of Xiphias gladius isolate SHS-SW01 ecotype Sanya breed wild chromosome 23, ASM1685928v1, whole genome shotgun sequence:
- the dusp1 gene encoding dual specificity protein phosphatase 1, whose amino-acid sequence MYLDLILLSRRPTMVIMEVPTIDSESLRGLLEGDVPGCLLLDCRSFLSFNSSHISGSTNVRFSTIVRRRARGGLGLEHIVPNEDTRNRLLSGEYQSVVLLDDRSLDLSQAKKDGTLMLAVTALCRNPCGASVFILKGGFDTFSTEYPEMCTKPSPPQGLSLPLSSSHPESADPSCSPCNTPLYDQGGPVEILPFLYLGSAYHASRKDMLDMLGITALINVSANCPNHFEDSFLYKSIPVEDNHKADISSWFNEAIEFIDSVRNKGGRVFVHCQAGISRSATICLAYLMRTNRVKLDEAFEFVKQRRSIISPNFSFMGQLLQFESQVLASSTCSSEAGSPAIGKSSTVFNFPVSIPVHTSAGQLSFLHSPITTSPSC is encoded by the exons ATGTATTTGGATTTAATTCTGCTATCCCGCCGTCCTACTATGGTCATAATGGAGGTCCCCACCATCGACTCTGAGTCCCTGCGTGGTTTGTTGGAGGGCGACGTTCCgggctgcctgctgctggacTGCCGCTCCTTCCTGTCCTTCAACTCGTCCCACATATCGGGCTCCACCAACGTGCGCTTCAGCACCATCGTGCGCAGGAGAGCCAGGGGGGGTCTGGGACTTGAGCACATCGTCCCCAACGAGGACACCAGGAACAGGCTCCTGTCCGGAGAGTACCAGTCCGTGGTGCTTCTTGACGATCGCAGTTTGGATTTAAGCCAGGCGAAGAAAGACGGGACGTTGATGCTTGCTGTTACGGCACTGTGTCGAAACCCCTGCGGAGccagtgtttttattcttaaag GTGGATTTGACACATTTTCGACAGAGTATCCAGAGATGTGCACCAAACCCTCACCTCCACAAGGGCTAAGTTTGCCCCTGAGCTCTAGCCATCCTGAGAGTGCGGACCCAAGCTGTAGCCCCTGCAATACTCCTTTATATGATCag GGGGGTCCTGTGGAGATCTTGCCTTTCCTGTACCTTGGCAGTGCTTACCATGCCTCCAGAAAAGACATGCTGGACATGCTGGGGATCACTGCTTTAATCAACGTCTCTGCCAACTGCCCCAACCACTTTGAGGACTCCTTCCTCTACAAGAGCATCCCTGTTGAGGACAACCACAAAGCTGATATCAGCTCCTGGTTCAACGAGGCAATTGAGTTTATTG ACTCAGTGAGAAATAAAGGAGGCCGTGTATTTGTGCACTGTCAAGCAGGCATCTCTCGCTCCGCCACCATTTGCCTTGCCTACCTAATGCGGACCAACCGTGTGAAGCTGGATGAGGCCTTTGAGTTTGTCAAACAGCGCCGCAGCATCATCTCCCCCAACTTCAGCTTCATGGGTCAGCTCCTCCAGTTTGAGTCCCAGGTCCTGGCCTCGTCTACGTGCTCCTCAGAGGCGGGCAGTCCAGCTATCGGCAAGAGCAGCACAGTCTTCAATTTCCCTGTCTCCATCCCTGTACACACCTCAGCGGGTCAGCTCTCATTCCTCCACAGTCCCATCACCACCTCTCCCAGCTGCTGA